A genomic region of Podarcis raffonei isolate rPodRaf1 chromosome 13, rPodRaf1.pri, whole genome shotgun sequence contains the following coding sequences:
- the ETV4 gene encoding ETS translocation variant 4 isoform X2 produces MTDGRMKGYLDQQVPYTSAQKPSGNGILEGRAVMAARKKSMDPGMPHVPDPEDLFHDLNQFQETWLTEAQVPDSDEQFVPDFHSENSLHSPPAKIKKEPQSPCSEAAGSCRRRQPYQYRNGEQCLYARQESNFVSSHGLPQAAPGRAYLMEHSSSYQLRGEMGQSFPTSQALGSDAPPAYQRPLSAPCLPYPAQGFKQEFHDPMYDQANPLGAGGSSRYAAGVVIKQEQMDYAFEADVPSCHSMYMNVEPFPGHSNADGTLGYSYEKQARPFADDVCVVPEKFEGDIKQEGGGYREGPPYQRRGSLQLWQFLVALLDDPSNSHFIAWTGRGMEFKLIEPEEVARLWGIQKNRPAMNYDKLSRSLRYYYEKGIMQKVAGERYVYKFVCEPEALFSLAFPDNQRPSLKAEFEWHVSEEDTVPLSHLDEGVAYMQDLGGQPPYGKGYTY; encoded by the exons ATGACCGATGGGAGGATGAAAGGGTATTTGGACCAGCAGGTGCCTTACACTTCTGCACAG AAACCGTCAGGAAATGGCATCTTGGAAGGCAGAGCTGTGATGGCTGCGCGGAAGAAATCCAtggatcctggaatgccccacgtCCCAGACCCCGAAG ATCTCTTCCACGACCTGAACCAATTTCAGGAAACCTGGCTGACTGAAG CTCAAGTTCCAGACAGCGATGAGCAATTTGTGCCTGACTTTCATTCAGAAAACT CCCTTCACAGCCCCCCAGCTAAGATCAAGAAGGAGCCTCAGAGCCCATGTTCGGAAGCAGCGGGGTCCTGCCGGCGCAGACAGCCTTACCAGTACCGTAATGGGGAGCAATGCCTTTACGCCAG GCAAGAGTCAAACTTTGTGAGCTCCCACGGCCTCCCCCAGGCTGCGCCCGGACGGGCATACCTTATGGAGCACAG CTCCTCGTACCAGCTGCGTGGTGAGATGGGCCAATCCTTCCCCACCTCTCAAGCCTTGGGATCAGATGCCCCACCGGCTTATCAGCGCCCGCTGTCTGCCCCATGCCTTCCGTACCCTGCCCAGGGCTTCAAGCAGGAGTTCCACGACCCAATGTACGACCAGGCAAACCCGCTGGGGGCCGGTGGCAGCTCCCGGTACGCGGCAGGAGTGGTAATCAAACAGGAGCAGATGGACTATGCTTTTGAAGCAG ATGTCCCGAGCTGCCATTCAATGTATATGAATGTGGAACCCTTTCCAGGACATTCCAACGCCGACGGCACACTCG GGTACAGTTATGAGAAACAGGCGCGGCCGTTCGCCGATGACGTCTGCGTCGTCCCTGAGAAGTTTGAAG GGGACATCAAGCAAGAAGGGGGTGGGTACCGCGAGGGCCCCCCTTATCAACGGCGGGGGTCTCTACAGCTTTGGCAGTTCCTGGTAGCTTTGCTGGACGACCCAAGCAACTCTCATTTCATTGCCTGGACAGGCCGAGGGATGGAATTCAAACTCATTGAACCAGAGGAG GTGGCGCGGCTTTGGGGCATCCAGAAGAATCGCCCAGCCATGAACTACGACAAGCTGAGCCGCTCTCTTCGCTATTATTACGAAAAAGGCATTATGCAAAAG GTGGCTGGTGAGCGTTATGTGTACAAGTTTGTGTGCGAACCAGAAGCCCTCTTTTCTCTGGCTTTCCCCGACAATCAGCGCCCGTCCCTGAAGGCCGAATTCGAGTGGCACGTCAGTGAGGAGGACACAGTGCCTCTGTCCCACCTGGACGAGGGCGTAGCCTATATGCAAGATCTCGGGGGGCAGCCGCCGTATGGGAAAGGCTACACCTATTAA
- the ETV4 gene encoding ETS translocation variant 4 isoform X3 translates to MTDGRMKGYLDQQVPYTSAQKPSGNGILEGRAVMAARKKSMDPGMPHVPDPEDLFHDLNQFQETWLTEAQVPDSDEQFVPDFHSENLALHSPPAKIKKEPQSPCSEAAGSCRRRQPYQYRNGEQCLYASSSYQLRGEMGQSFPTSQALGSDAPPAYQRPLSAPCLPYPAQGFKQEFHDPMYDQANPLGAGGSSRYAAGVVIKQEQMDYAFEADVPSCHSMYMNVEPFPGHSNADGTLGYSYEKQARPFADDVCVVPEKFEGDIKQEGGGYREGPPYQRRGSLQLWQFLVALLDDPSNSHFIAWTGRGMEFKLIEPEEVARLWGIQKNRPAMNYDKLSRSLRYYYEKGIMQKVAGERYVYKFVCEPEALFSLAFPDNQRPSLKAEFEWHVSEEDTVPLSHLDEGVAYMQDLGGQPPYGKGYTY, encoded by the exons ATGACCGATGGGAGGATGAAAGGGTATTTGGACCAGCAGGTGCCTTACACTTCTGCACAG AAACCGTCAGGAAATGGCATCTTGGAAGGCAGAGCTGTGATGGCTGCGCGGAAGAAATCCAtggatcctggaatgccccacgtCCCAGACCCCGAAG ATCTCTTCCACGACCTGAACCAATTTCAGGAAACCTGGCTGACTGAAG CTCAAGTTCCAGACAGCGATGAGCAATTTGTGCCTGACTTTCATTCAGAAAACT TAGCCCTTCACAGCCCCCCAGCTAAGATCAAGAAGGAGCCTCAGAGCCCATGTTCGGAAGCAGCGGGGTCCTGCCGGCGCAGACAGCCTTACCAGTACCGTAATGGGGAGCAATGCCTTTACGCCAG CTCCTCGTACCAGCTGCGTGGTGAGATGGGCCAATCCTTCCCCACCTCTCAAGCCTTGGGATCAGATGCCCCACCGGCTTATCAGCGCCCGCTGTCTGCCCCATGCCTTCCGTACCCTGCCCAGGGCTTCAAGCAGGAGTTCCACGACCCAATGTACGACCAGGCAAACCCGCTGGGGGCCGGTGGCAGCTCCCGGTACGCGGCAGGAGTGGTAATCAAACAGGAGCAGATGGACTATGCTTTTGAAGCAG ATGTCCCGAGCTGCCATTCAATGTATATGAATGTGGAACCCTTTCCAGGACATTCCAACGCCGACGGCACACTCG GGTACAGTTATGAGAAACAGGCGCGGCCGTTCGCCGATGACGTCTGCGTCGTCCCTGAGAAGTTTGAAG GGGACATCAAGCAAGAAGGGGGTGGGTACCGCGAGGGCCCCCCTTATCAACGGCGGGGGTCTCTACAGCTTTGGCAGTTCCTGGTAGCTTTGCTGGACGACCCAAGCAACTCTCATTTCATTGCCTGGACAGGCCGAGGGATGGAATTCAAACTCATTGAACCAGAGGAG GTGGCGCGGCTTTGGGGCATCCAGAAGAATCGCCCAGCCATGAACTACGACAAGCTGAGCCGCTCTCTTCGCTATTATTACGAAAAAGGCATTATGCAAAAG GTGGCTGGTGAGCGTTATGTGTACAAGTTTGTGTGCGAACCAGAAGCCCTCTTTTCTCTGGCTTTCCCCGACAATCAGCGCCCGTCCCTGAAGGCCGAATTCGAGTGGCACGTCAGTGAGGAGGACACAGTGCCTCTGTCCCACCTGGACGAGGGCGTAGCCTATATGCAAGATCTCGGGGGGCAGCCGCCGTATGGGAAAGGCTACACCTATTAA
- the ETV4 gene encoding ETS translocation variant 4 isoform X1, with translation MTDGRMKGYLDQQVPYTSAQKPSGNGILEGRAVMAARKKSMDPGMPHVPDPEDLFHDLNQFQETWLTEAQVPDSDEQFVPDFHSENLALHSPPAKIKKEPQSPCSEAAGSCRRRQPYQYRNGEQCLYARQESNFVSSHGLPQAAPGRAYLMEHSSSYQLRGEMGQSFPTSQALGSDAPPAYQRPLSAPCLPYPAQGFKQEFHDPMYDQANPLGAGGSSRYAAGVVIKQEQMDYAFEADVPSCHSMYMNVEPFPGHSNADGTLGYSYEKQARPFADDVCVVPEKFEGDIKQEGGGYREGPPYQRRGSLQLWQFLVALLDDPSNSHFIAWTGRGMEFKLIEPEEVARLWGIQKNRPAMNYDKLSRSLRYYYEKGIMQKVAGERYVYKFVCEPEALFSLAFPDNQRPSLKAEFEWHVSEEDTVPLSHLDEGVAYMQDLGGQPPYGKGYTY, from the exons ATGACCGATGGGAGGATGAAAGGGTATTTGGACCAGCAGGTGCCTTACACTTCTGCACAG AAACCGTCAGGAAATGGCATCTTGGAAGGCAGAGCTGTGATGGCTGCGCGGAAGAAATCCAtggatcctggaatgccccacgtCCCAGACCCCGAAG ATCTCTTCCACGACCTGAACCAATTTCAGGAAACCTGGCTGACTGAAG CTCAAGTTCCAGACAGCGATGAGCAATTTGTGCCTGACTTTCATTCAGAAAACT TAGCCCTTCACAGCCCCCCAGCTAAGATCAAGAAGGAGCCTCAGAGCCCATGTTCGGAAGCAGCGGGGTCCTGCCGGCGCAGACAGCCTTACCAGTACCGTAATGGGGAGCAATGCCTTTACGCCAG GCAAGAGTCAAACTTTGTGAGCTCCCACGGCCTCCCCCAGGCTGCGCCCGGACGGGCATACCTTATGGAGCACAG CTCCTCGTACCAGCTGCGTGGTGAGATGGGCCAATCCTTCCCCACCTCTCAAGCCTTGGGATCAGATGCCCCACCGGCTTATCAGCGCCCGCTGTCTGCCCCATGCCTTCCGTACCCTGCCCAGGGCTTCAAGCAGGAGTTCCACGACCCAATGTACGACCAGGCAAACCCGCTGGGGGCCGGTGGCAGCTCCCGGTACGCGGCAGGAGTGGTAATCAAACAGGAGCAGATGGACTATGCTTTTGAAGCAG ATGTCCCGAGCTGCCATTCAATGTATATGAATGTGGAACCCTTTCCAGGACATTCCAACGCCGACGGCACACTCG GGTACAGTTATGAGAAACAGGCGCGGCCGTTCGCCGATGACGTCTGCGTCGTCCCTGAGAAGTTTGAAG GGGACATCAAGCAAGAAGGGGGTGGGTACCGCGAGGGCCCCCCTTATCAACGGCGGGGGTCTCTACAGCTTTGGCAGTTCCTGGTAGCTTTGCTGGACGACCCAAGCAACTCTCATTTCATTGCCTGGACAGGCCGAGGGATGGAATTCAAACTCATTGAACCAGAGGAG GTGGCGCGGCTTTGGGGCATCCAGAAGAATCGCCCAGCCATGAACTACGACAAGCTGAGCCGCTCTCTTCGCTATTATTACGAAAAAGGCATTATGCAAAAG GTGGCTGGTGAGCGTTATGTGTACAAGTTTGTGTGCGAACCAGAAGCCCTCTTTTCTCTGGCTTTCCCCGACAATCAGCGCCCGTCCCTGAAGGCCGAATTCGAGTGGCACGTCAGTGAGGAGGACACAGTGCCTCTGTCCCACCTGGACGAGGGCGTAGCCTATATGCAAGATCTCGGGGGGCAGCCGCCGTATGGGAAAGGCTACACCTATTAA
- the ETV4 gene encoding ETS translocation variant 4 isoform X4, which translates to MAARKKSMDPGMPHVPDPEDLFHDLNQFQETWLTEAQVPDSDEQFVPDFHSENLALHSPPAKIKKEPQSPCSEAAGSCRRRQPYQYRNGEQCLYARQESNFVSSHGLPQAAPGRAYLMEHSSSYQLRGEMGQSFPTSQALGSDAPPAYQRPLSAPCLPYPAQGFKQEFHDPMYDQANPLGAGGSSRYAAGVVIKQEQMDYAFEADVPSCHSMYMNVEPFPGHSNADGTLGYSYEKQARPFADDVCVVPEKFEGDIKQEGGGYREGPPYQRRGSLQLWQFLVALLDDPSNSHFIAWTGRGMEFKLIEPEEVARLWGIQKNRPAMNYDKLSRSLRYYYEKGIMQKVAGERYVYKFVCEPEALFSLAFPDNQRPSLKAEFEWHVSEEDTVPLSHLDEGVAYMQDLGGQPPYGKGYTY; encoded by the exons ATGGCTGCGCGGAAGAAATCCAtggatcctggaatgccccacgtCCCAGACCCCGAAG ATCTCTTCCACGACCTGAACCAATTTCAGGAAACCTGGCTGACTGAAG CTCAAGTTCCAGACAGCGATGAGCAATTTGTGCCTGACTTTCATTCAGAAAACT TAGCCCTTCACAGCCCCCCAGCTAAGATCAAGAAGGAGCCTCAGAGCCCATGTTCGGAAGCAGCGGGGTCCTGCCGGCGCAGACAGCCTTACCAGTACCGTAATGGGGAGCAATGCCTTTACGCCAG GCAAGAGTCAAACTTTGTGAGCTCCCACGGCCTCCCCCAGGCTGCGCCCGGACGGGCATACCTTATGGAGCACAG CTCCTCGTACCAGCTGCGTGGTGAGATGGGCCAATCCTTCCCCACCTCTCAAGCCTTGGGATCAGATGCCCCACCGGCTTATCAGCGCCCGCTGTCTGCCCCATGCCTTCCGTACCCTGCCCAGGGCTTCAAGCAGGAGTTCCACGACCCAATGTACGACCAGGCAAACCCGCTGGGGGCCGGTGGCAGCTCCCGGTACGCGGCAGGAGTGGTAATCAAACAGGAGCAGATGGACTATGCTTTTGAAGCAG ATGTCCCGAGCTGCCATTCAATGTATATGAATGTGGAACCCTTTCCAGGACATTCCAACGCCGACGGCACACTCG GGTACAGTTATGAGAAACAGGCGCGGCCGTTCGCCGATGACGTCTGCGTCGTCCCTGAGAAGTTTGAAG GGGACATCAAGCAAGAAGGGGGTGGGTACCGCGAGGGCCCCCCTTATCAACGGCGGGGGTCTCTACAGCTTTGGCAGTTCCTGGTAGCTTTGCTGGACGACCCAAGCAACTCTCATTTCATTGCCTGGACAGGCCGAGGGATGGAATTCAAACTCATTGAACCAGAGGAG GTGGCGCGGCTTTGGGGCATCCAGAAGAATCGCCCAGCCATGAACTACGACAAGCTGAGCCGCTCTCTTCGCTATTATTACGAAAAAGGCATTATGCAAAAG GTGGCTGGTGAGCGTTATGTGTACAAGTTTGTGTGCGAACCAGAAGCCCTCTTTTCTCTGGCTTTCCCCGACAATCAGCGCCCGTCCCTGAAGGCCGAATTCGAGTGGCACGTCAGTGAGGAGGACACAGTGCCTCTGTCCCACCTGGACGAGGGCGTAGCCTATATGCAAGATCTCGGGGGGCAGCCGCCGTATGGGAAAGGCTACACCTATTAA